From Lolium perenne isolate Kyuss_39 chromosome 5, Kyuss_2.0, whole genome shotgun sequence, a single genomic window includes:
- the LOC127299941 gene encoding protein ZINC INDUCED FACILITATOR 1 isoform X1, translated as MGEAASPAPAKTYYDGCPGCAIERRKESSKGIPYRELSFVGITTFVSSLPITSLFPFLYFMIQDLHVAQREEDIGFYAGFLGASYMVGRAFASIFWGMVADRIGRKPVIALSLLSTIVFNTLFGLSVKYWMAITTRLLLGSLNGFLAPIKAYCIEVCRDEQQALGMSTVNTAWGLGLIIGPAIGGYLAQPAKQYPHIFNDKSTFGRFPYLLPCLCISTLAIFALISCIWLPETLHKHTNLEKVVEAAEPSTSQEHTESPKKSLLKNWPLMSSIITYSVFSLHDTAYSEIFSLWTVSDRKYGGLSFSSKDVGQVLTVAGACLLVYQLFVYRWLDKILGTINSTRIASALSIPIIAAYPFLTHLSGIRLGVVLYMAAMFKSSLAITRVSGTSLLQNNAVPQGQRGAANGIATTFMSLFKSVAPAGAGIIFSWAQKRQHAAFFPGDQMVFLLLNLTEVLGLILTFKPFLAVPEHYKENR; from the exons ATGGGCGAGGCGGCGTCTCCAGCACCGGCCAAGACGTACTACGACGGCTGCCCCGGGTGCGCCATAGAGCGGAGGAAGGAGAGCAGCAAGGGGATCCCCTACAGGGAGCTCTCCTTCGTCGGAATCACCACGTTCGTTTCAT CGTTGCCGATCACGTCGCTGTTCCCGTTTCTCTACTTCATG ATACAAGACTTGCACGTTGCTCAACGAGAAGAAGATATTGGATTCTATGCTGGGTTTCTTG GTGCATCATATATGGTTGGTAGAGCTTTCGCGTCAATCTTTTGGGGAATGGTGGCAGATCGCATTGGGCGAAAGCCTGTAATAGCATTGTCGTTACTTTCAAC AATTGTTTTCAATACTTTATTTGGATTAAGTGTGAAATATTGGATGGCTATTACTACAAGGCTGCTGCTTGGATCTTTAAATGGATTTCTTGCACCAATAAAG GCTTACTGCATTGAAGTTTGTCGGGATGAACAACAAGCTTTGGGCATGTCAACC GTCAATACAGCATGGGGATTGGGCCTTATAATTGGCCCAGCAATTGGGGGCTACCTTGCCCAG CCAGCCAAACAATATCCACACATTTTCAACGACAAATCAACATTTGGGAG ATTCCCATATCTTCTTCCATGTCTCTGCATATCAACTTTGGCAATTTTTGCCCTGATAAGTTGTATATGGCTTCCT GAAACTCTACACAAGCACACCAACCTTGAAAAGGTAGTTGAAGCAGCTGAACCTTCTACATCTCAAGAACATACAGAGTCGCCTAAGAAGAGCTTATTAAAAAATTGGCCACTGATGTCATCAATTATTACATATTCTGTCTTCTCCCTCCACGACACTGCATACAGTGAG ATATTTTCTCTCTGGACTGTAAGTGATAGAAAATATGGTGGACTTAGCTTTTCATCTAAGGATGTCGGACAAGTTCTTACAGTGGCAG GTGCATGTCTTCTTGTATATCAATTATTTGTTTATCGTTGGCTCGATAAGATCCTTGGGACAATCAACTCAACCCGCATCGCATCT GCACTGTCTATACCAATTATTGCTGCTTATCCGTTTCTGACACACTTGTCAGGAATAAGACTTGGTGTTGTTCTATATATGGCAGCAATGTTTAAAAGCTCTCTTGCT ATAACTAGAGTCAGCGGCACCTCTCTTCTACAAAACAATGCTGTC CCACAAGGGCAAAGAGGTGCTGCAAATGGAATAGCCACAACATTCATGTCCTTATTCAAGTCTGTTGCTCCGGCTGGGGCCGGTATTAT ATTCTCGTGGGCACAGAAGCGCCAGCATGCAGCGTTCTTTCCAG GTGATCAGATGGTGTTTCTTCTGCTAAACTTGACAGAGGTACTCGGGCTCATCTTGACCTTCAAGCCGTTCCTGGCAGTTCCCGAACATTACAAGGAAAACAGATAG
- the LOC127299941 gene encoding protein ZINC INDUCED FACILITATOR 1 isoform X2, with protein MGEAASPAPAKTYYDGCPGCAIERRKESSKGIPYRELSFVGITTFVSSLPITSLFPFLYFMIQDLHVAQREEDIGFYAGFLGASYMVGRAFASIFWGMVADRIGRKPVIALSLLSTIVFNTLFGLSVKYWMAITTRLLLGSLNGFLAPIKAYCIEVCRDEQQALGMSTVNTAWGLGLIIGPAIGGYLAQPAKQYPHIFNDKSTFGRFPYLLPCLCISTLAIFALISCIWLPETLHKHTNLEKVVEAAEPSTSQEHTESPKKSLLKNWPLMSSIITYSVFSLHDTAYSEIFSLWTVSDRKYGGLSFSSKDVGQVLTVAGACLLVYQLFVYRWLDKILGTINSTRIASALSIPIIAAYPFLTHLSGIRLGVVLYMAAMFKSSLAILVGTEAPACSVLSR; from the exons ATGGGCGAGGCGGCGTCTCCAGCACCGGCCAAGACGTACTACGACGGCTGCCCCGGGTGCGCCATAGAGCGGAGGAAGGAGAGCAGCAAGGGGATCCCCTACAGGGAGCTCTCCTTCGTCGGAATCACCACGTTCGTTTCAT CGTTGCCGATCACGTCGCTGTTCCCGTTTCTCTACTTCATG ATACAAGACTTGCACGTTGCTCAACGAGAAGAAGATATTGGATTCTATGCTGGGTTTCTTG GTGCATCATATATGGTTGGTAGAGCTTTCGCGTCAATCTTTTGGGGAATGGTGGCAGATCGCATTGGGCGAAAGCCTGTAATAGCATTGTCGTTACTTTCAAC AATTGTTTTCAATACTTTATTTGGATTAAGTGTGAAATATTGGATGGCTATTACTACAAGGCTGCTGCTTGGATCTTTAAATGGATTTCTTGCACCAATAAAG GCTTACTGCATTGAAGTTTGTCGGGATGAACAACAAGCTTTGGGCATGTCAACC GTCAATACAGCATGGGGATTGGGCCTTATAATTGGCCCAGCAATTGGGGGCTACCTTGCCCAG CCAGCCAAACAATATCCACACATTTTCAACGACAAATCAACATTTGGGAG ATTCCCATATCTTCTTCCATGTCTCTGCATATCAACTTTGGCAATTTTTGCCCTGATAAGTTGTATATGGCTTCCT GAAACTCTACACAAGCACACCAACCTTGAAAAGGTAGTTGAAGCAGCTGAACCTTCTACATCTCAAGAACATACAGAGTCGCCTAAGAAGAGCTTATTAAAAAATTGGCCACTGATGTCATCAATTATTACATATTCTGTCTTCTCCCTCCACGACACTGCATACAGTGAG ATATTTTCTCTCTGGACTGTAAGTGATAGAAAATATGGTGGACTTAGCTTTTCATCTAAGGATGTCGGACAAGTTCTTACAGTGGCAG GTGCATGTCTTCTTGTATATCAATTATTTGTTTATCGTTGGCTCGATAAGATCCTTGGGACAATCAACTCAACCCGCATCGCATCT GCACTGTCTATACCAATTATTGCTGCTTATCCGTTTCTGACACACTTGTCAGGAATAAGACTTGGTGTTGTTCTATATATGGCAGCAATGTTTAAAAGCTCTCTTGCT ATTCTCGTGGGCACAGAAGCGCCAGCATGCAGCGTTCTTTCCAG GTGA